The following are from one region of the Abiotrophia defectiva ATCC 49176 genome:
- the rpoC gene encoding DNA-directed RNA polymerase subunit beta', with protein MIDVNNFEAMQIGLASPEKIRSWSYGEVKKPETINYRTLKPEKDGLFCERIFGPTKDWECSCGKLKRIRYKGRVCDRCGVEVTRAKVRRERMGHIELAAPVTHVWYFKGIPSRMGLVLDMSPRLLEEVIYFASYVVIDSGDTPLERKSLLTEMEYREKKREYGDRFYAKMGAEAIKELLDAVDLEAECAELKEVLKTATGQKRMRAIRRLDILDAFRLSGNKPSWMVLDVLPVIPPDIRPMVQLEGGRFATSDLNDLYRRVINRNNRLKRLLDLGAPNIIVQNEKRMLQEAVDALIDNGRRGRAVTGPGNRALKSLSHMLKGKQGRFRQNLLGKRVDYSGRSVIVVGPNLKMYQCGLPKEMAIELFKPFVMKELVERGIAGNIKNAKRMIETQDTAIWPVIEEVIKEHPVLLNRAPTLHRLGIQAFEPTLVEGRAIRLHPLVCEAYNADFDGDQMAVHVPLSEEAQAEARLLMLAAQNILNPKDGKPVVTPSQDMVLGNYYLTLEEAGRIGEGLVVSDVSEAEIAYQNGYVHLHTRIAIPAKALVGKPFTDWQKERLMVTTVGKLLFNEIMPPEFPYLNEPSHENLTEKTPDKYFLEAGVNVPEAIAAMDLVPPFKKKDLGRIIAQVFKRFKITETSVMLDRMKNLGYKFSTRAGITVGAADVLRLESKGEILEKAHSRVDNITKQYRRGLITDDERYESVIRTWEQAKDQIQEELRKSLPRLNPIAMMSDSGARGNISNFTQLAGMRGNMAAPSGRIIELPITSNFREGLSVLEMFISTHGARKGMTDTALKTADSGYLTRRLVDVAQDVIIREDDCGTDRGMTVRAIMDGNSVIESLEERLIGRYARKTVRHPETGQVLVEANHIITEDMADAIVAAGIEEVTIRSVFTCDTNHGVCKKCYGRNLATGSEVEVGEAVGTIAAQSIGEPGTQLTMRTFHTGGVAGGGDITQGLPRIQEIFEARHPKGQATITEVAGIIESIVEKESDRSRDITVKGVTDTRTYNVPYTSRLKVAEGDSVERGQALTEGSIDPKELLRVTDVLTVENYLLREVQAVYRGQGVEIGDKHVEVMVRQMLRKVRVMDPASTDILPGALLDISDFAKANTNAIQAGEVPATARPVLMGITKAALETKSFISAASFQETTRVLTDAAIRGKKDALLGLKENVTIGKLIPAGTGMTRYRKLETNIQPPVVEAEDEDIELENQAPAKA; from the coding sequence TTGATCGATGTAAATAATTTTGAAGCGATGCAAATTGGCCTAGCGTCTCCAGAAAAAATTCGGAGTTGGTCCTATGGTGAGGTCAAAAAACCTGAAACTATCAACTACCGGACGCTAAAACCAGAAAAAGACGGCTTATTCTGCGAGCGCATCTTTGGTCCAACTAAGGACTGGGAATGTAGCTGTGGAAAGCTCAAACGAATTCGCTATAAGGGTCGGGTCTGCGACCGTTGTGGCGTCGAAGTAACGCGTGCCAAAGTCCGTCGCGAACGGATGGGGCATATTGAGTTGGCAGCGCCTGTCACTCACGTATGGTACTTCAAAGGAATCCCAAGCCGGATGGGCTTGGTCTTGGACATGAGCCCACGACTCTTGGAAGAAGTTATCTACTTCGCTTCATATGTTGTAATCGACAGCGGTGACACCCCATTAGAACGCAAGTCTCTCTTGACTGAGATGGAATACCGTGAGAAAAAACGCGAATACGGTGACCGTTTCTATGCCAAAATGGGGGCAGAAGCCATCAAGGAATTGTTGGATGCTGTTGATTTAGAAGCAGAATGTGCGGAATTAAAGGAAGTGCTCAAGACCGCTACAGGTCAAAAACGGATGCGAGCGATTCGTCGCTTGGACATCTTAGATGCCTTCCGTTTATCAGGCAACAAGCCATCATGGATGGTCTTGGATGTGCTGCCGGTTATTCCACCAGATATTCGTCCTATGGTCCAATTAGAAGGTGGCCGGTTTGCAACAAGTGACTTGAACGATCTCTATCGTCGAGTAATCAACCGTAACAACCGTCTCAAACGTCTCTTGGACTTGGGCGCACCAAACATTATCGTTCAAAACGAAAAACGTATGTTACAAGAAGCGGTCGATGCCTTAATCGATAACGGTCGTCGTGGCCGTGCCGTAACAGGTCCAGGTAACCGCGCGCTCAAGTCCCTCTCTCACATGTTGAAAGGGAAACAAGGTCGTTTCCGTCAAAACCTTTTAGGGAAACGGGTCGACTACTCTGGTCGTTCGGTAATTGTCGTGGGGCCAAACCTTAAGATGTACCAATGTGGGTTGCCAAAAGAAATGGCCATCGAACTCTTCAAGCCTTTCGTTATGAAAGAATTGGTGGAACGTGGTATTGCTGGCAACATTAAGAATGCTAAGCGCATGATCGAAACACAAGATACTGCCATCTGGCCAGTAATTGAAGAAGTTATCAAGGAACACCCAGTTCTTCTCAACCGGGCACCTACGCTCCACCGTTTGGGGATCCAAGCCTTCGAACCAACCTTGGTTGAAGGTCGGGCAATTCGCTTGCACCCACTGGTCTGTGAAGCCTACAACGCCGACTTTGACGGTGACCAAATGGCCGTTCACGTCCCATTGTCTGAAGAAGCTCAAGCTGAAGCGCGCTTGCTCATGTTAGCGGCACAAAACATCTTGAACCCTAAAGATGGTAAGCCTGTTGTTACGCCATCTCAGGACATGGTCTTGGGGAACTACTACCTGACCTTGGAAGAGGCAGGGCGTATTGGTGAAGGTTTGGTTGTAAGTGACGTCTCTGAGGCAGAGATTGCTTACCAAAACGGCTACGTTCACCTCCACACTCGGATTGCGATTCCTGCTAAGGCTTTAGTTGGTAAGCCATTCACTGATTGGCAAAAGGAACGTCTCATGGTAACGACCGTTGGGAAATTGCTCTTCAACGAAATCATGCCACCAGAGTTCCCTTACCTCAATGAGCCTTCACACGAGAACTTAACTGAGAAGACACCAGATAAGTACTTCTTAGAAGCTGGGGTAAATGTACCAGAAGCGATTGCGGCGATGGACTTAGTCCCACCATTTAAGAAGAAAGACTTAGGGCGCATTATCGCGCAAGTCTTCAAACGTTTCAAGATTACCGAAACTTCTGTTATGTTGGACCGCATGAAGAACTTGGGTTACAAGTTCTCAACTCGTGCCGGGATTACTGTAGGGGCGGCCGACGTATTACGTCTGGAATCTAAGGGTGAAATCTTAGAGAAAGCCCACAGCCGTGTTGACAACATTACCAAGCAATACCGTCGTGGTTTGATTACAGACGACGAGCGTTACGAATCCGTTATTCGGACATGGGAACAAGCTAAGGATCAAATTCAAGAAGAATTGCGTAAGTCCTTGCCACGCTTGAACCCGATCGCGATGATGTCTGACTCCGGGGCCCGTGGTAACATCTCTAACTTTACCCAGTTAGCTGGGATGCGGGGGAACATGGCGGCGCCATCTGGTCGAATCATTGAATTGCCTATCACCTCTAACTTCCGTGAAGGTTTGTCTGTCTTGGAAATGTTTATCTCGACCCACGGGGCGCGTAAAGGGATGACCGATACGGCCTTGAAGACCGCCGACTCTGGTTACTTAACTCGTCGTTTGGTTGACGTGGCGCAAGATGTCATCATCCGTGAAGACGACTGTGGTACCGACCGTGGTATGACGGTTCGTGCCATTATGGATGGTAATTCCGTCATTGAATCTCTGGAAGAACGTTTGATTGGGCGTTACGCACGTAAAACGGTTCGTCACCCAGAAACAGGCCAAGTATTAGTAGAAGCTAACCACATTATTACGGAAGACATGGCAGATGCCATCGTGGCAGCAGGGATTGAAGAAGTAACCATTCGTTCAGTCTTCACCTGTGATACCAACCACGGGGTATGTAAGAAGTGTTATGGTCGCAACTTAGCGACTGGTTCTGAAGTGGAAGTCGGCGAAGCAGTGGGTACCATTGCCGCTCAATCCATCGGGGAACCTGGTACCCAGCTGACCATGCGTACCTTCCACACCGGTGGGGTTGCGGGTGGTGGCGATATCACCCAAGGTTTGCCACGTATTCAAGAAATCTTCGAAGCTCGTCATCCAAAAGGGCAAGCAACGATTACTGAAGTGGCCGGGATTATTGAATCAATTGTTGAGAAAGAATCCGACCGTAGCCGTGACATCACAGTTAAGGGCGTGACGGATACCCGTACTTACAATGTGCCTTACACTTCCCGTCTCAAGGTTGCGGAAGGCGACAGCGTAGAACGTGGTCAAGCCTTAACTGAAGGTTCAATCGATCCTAAGGAATTACTCCGCGTAACCGATGTCTTGACCGTAGAAAACTACTTGCTCCGCGAGGTTCAAGCAGTATACCGTGGTCAAGGGGTAGAAATCGGCGACAAACACGTCGAAGTAATGGTTCGTCAAATGTTGCGTAAGGTTCGCGTTATGGACCCTGCTTCAACTGACATCTTGCCAGGTGCCTTACTGGATATCTCAGACTTCGCCAAGGCTAACACTAACGCTATTCAAGCCGGTGAAGTGCCAGCGACAGCTCGTCCAGTCCTCATGGGGATTACCAAGGCTGCCTTGGAAACTAAGTCCTTCATCTCTGCTGCATCCTTCCAAGAGACAACTCGTGTCTTGACTGATGCTGCTATCCGCGGTAAGAAAGACGCTCTCCTTGGTCTTAAGGAGAACGTTACAATTGGTAAGT